One window from the genome of Chloroflexota bacterium encodes:
- a CDS encoding DUF4129 domain-containing protein, whose product MDTRRQNFWIIIAFLLAVGGLLMLSATLSQIEFASGQVFFLEDQEQPSQTMPSMGLRTWSLVGAWKTVGILILWVILPISAIYFLVSPEARKKIIRRALAMSLTAYALFLMLRSCGQITPENLLNFSGLSPESPDQANTSALQFQAQQEQWLHWIANLVFVGLLTYLFWQIWRWWQLRPASLTDLSAEANQALDDLSAGAHLEDTILRCYAEMHRIVERRRGLRRQEAMTPREFTQELKRSGLPETAVDQLTHLFEQVRYGGGLPLDADAAPLAESSLQAIVAAGLGKS is encoded by the coding sequence ATGGACACACGCCGCCAAAATTTCTGGATCATCATAGCTTTCTTGTTGGCTGTGGGGGGGCTGCTTATGCTTTCTGCGACCCTTTCACAAATTGAATTTGCGTCGGGGCAAGTTTTCTTTTTGGAGGATCAAGAGCAGCCTTCCCAAACAATGCCGAGCATGGGGCTGCGAACCTGGAGTTTAGTGGGTGCGTGGAAAACAGTGGGGATTCTGATCCTGTGGGTGATTCTGCCAATCTCCGCCATCTATTTTCTGGTCTCGCCCGAAGCCCGCAAAAAAATCATCCGCCGCGCGCTGGCGATGTCCCTGACAGCTTACGCCCTATTCCTGATGCTACGAAGCTGCGGGCAAATTACCCCGGAAAATTTACTCAACTTCAGTGGTCTTTCCCCCGAATCGCCCGATCAAGCTAATACCAGTGCGCTGCAGTTTCAGGCGCAGCAAGAACAATGGTTGCACTGGATCGCCAATCTCGTCTTTGTGGGTTTGCTGACTTACCTCTTCTGGCAAATTTGGCGTTGGTGGCAACTGCGCCCCGCCTCTCTTACCGATCTCAGCGCCGAAGCGAACCAGGCTCTGGATGACTTGTCGGCGGGCGCACATCTGGAAGACACGATCTTGCGCTGTTATGCCGAGATGCACCGCATTGTTGAACGACGGCGCGGCCTGCGGCGTCAGGAGGCCATGACGCCGCGCGAATTTACCCAAGAACTTAAACGCAGCGGCCTGCCCGAAACGGCTGTGGATCAGCTAACGCATCTTTTCGAGCAAGTACGCTACGGGGGTGGTTTACCGCTGGATGCAGATGCAGCGCCTCTGGCCGAATCTAGCTTGCAGGCCATTGTCGCAGCCGGGTTGGGAAAATCATGA